The DNA segment GTTAAGTGACGTCATCACATATGAGTTTGAAAACATAGATGAATCAACGGCAAAGTGGCTGACAGAACATGTTGATTTTCCACAAGGTTTTGACGTGTTACGAGTGAGTCAGCATCGTTTAACTGAAAAACGAACAATTGAATCATTCGGCGTACCTGTAGCACCCTATGCTGAGGTATCATCACTTTCAGACATCCAAACAGCATATGAGACTGTTGGACTTCCAGCTGTTTTGAAAACATGTCGAGGAGGATACGACGGAAAAGGCCAGGCTGTTGTTCGAACGTTTGAAGAACTTGAACAGGCTGCAATAGAGCTAATACAAGCAGGTGAGCTGGTACTCGAAGGATGGATTTCATTTCAGTGTGAAGTATCGGTGATTGTGACACGTTCTCGAAACGGAGAAACAAGTACGTTCCCAGTAGCTGAAAATATTCATAAAAACAATATCTTGCACCAGTCGATCGTGCCAGCGCGTATCTCAGAAGAAACAGCTGAAGAAGCACGAGCCATTGCCTTAAAGCTTGCAGAAGGTCTTGAAGTAGTTGGGACGCTTGCAGTTGAAATGTTTGTTCAAGAGGATGGTCACATTCTTGTAAATGAGATCGCACCCCGTCCACATAATTCAGGACATTACACGATTGAAGGGTGCCTGACATCACAGTTTGAACAGCAAATTAGAGCGGTATGTGGGCTGCCACTTGGTAGCACAGAGCTCCTAAAGCCTGTTGTCATGGAGAATCTACTCGGTGAGGACATTAAGCCTTTATACGAAAAGCTACACCTTCTAGGTGATATTTCGCTTCATCTATACGGGAAAGCAGAAGCAAAGGAAAAACGAAAGATGGGTCATCTGACTGTTCTTGCAGATACAGTAGAAGCTGCACTT comes from the Alkalihalobacillus sp. FSL W8-0930 genome and includes:
- the purK gene encoding 5-(carboxyamino)imidazole ribonucleotide synthase, which translates into the protein MSDVQVKPGATIGMIGGGQLGRMMAQSAKQMGYRIAVLEPGHDSPCAQVADHVIEANYDDLDGAAKLAELSDVITYEFENIDESTAKWLTEHVDFPQGFDVLRVSQHRLTEKRTIESFGVPVAPYAEVSSLSDIQTAYETVGLPAVLKTCRGGYDGKGQAVVRTFEELEQAAIELIQAGELVLEGWISFQCEVSVIVTRSRNGETSTFPVAENIHKNNILHQSIVPARISEETAEEARAIALKLAEGLEVVGTLAVEMFVQEDGHILVNEIAPRPHNSGHYTIEGCLTSQFEQQIRAVCGLPLGSTELLKPVVMENLLGEDIKPLYEKLHLLGDISLHLYGKAEAKEKRKMGHLTVLADTVEAALSQLEQFKKVATN